One genomic segment of Hordeum vulgare subsp. vulgare chromosome 2H, MorexV3_pseudomolecules_assembly, whole genome shotgun sequence includes these proteins:
- the LOC123431086 gene encoding SKP1-like protein 1, translating to MAAAEGEKKITLKSSDGEEFDVDKTVAMESVTLRHMIEDECADNAIPLPNVNSKILSRVIEYCKQHVQARPKPADSAAADASSSSSPAAAPAPTVDMKNWDAEFIKVDQATLYDLILAANYLDIKGLLDLTCQTVADMIKGKTPEEIRKTFNIENDFTPEEEAEIRKENQWAFE from the coding sequence ATGGCGGCCGCGGAGGGCGAGAAGAAGATCACGCTCAAGAGCTCAGATGGCGAGGAGTTCGACGTGGACAAGACGGTCGCCATGGAGTCGGTGACCCTCCGCCACATGATCGAGGACGAGTGCGCCGACAACGCCATCCCGCTCCCCAACGTCAACTCGAAGATCCTCTCCAGGGTCATCGAATACTGCAAACAGCACGTGCAGGCCAGACCAAAGCCGGCcgactccgccgccgccgacgcctcctcctcctcttccccagcCGCGGCGCCAGCCCCCACCGTGGACATGAAGAACTGGGACGCCGAGTTCATCAAGGTCGACCAGGCCACCCTCTACGACCTTATCCTGGCTGCAAATTATCTTGACATCAAGGGACTACTGGACCTCACTTGCCAGACTGTCGCCGACATGATCAAGGGCAAGACTCCCGAGGAGATCCGCAAGACCTTCAACATTGAGAATGACTTCAcaccggaggaggaggccgagattCGCAAGGAGAACCAGTGGGCTTTTGAGTAG